The Campylobacter sp. CN_NE2 genome contains a region encoding:
- the modB gene encoding molybdate ABC transporter permease subunit — protein MIEMLLKLDYTPFWVSLKLSFITTLILFILVLPLAYFMAYRDFKGKNALEAVISLPLVLPPSVLGFYLLVFLSPYSFFGKFFDENFGIRLVFNFSGLVIASCIYSLPFMFQPLVSGFRSLNKNLIEASYSLGKGRLQTLFRVALPSIKPSLLTALVISFAHTMGEFGVVLMIGGSVSDKTKVASIAIYEAVELLDFRLAHIYAGIMLIISFCVLFAVYFLNSKKAKFTSL, from the coding sequence ATGATAGAGATGCTTTTAAAACTCGATTACACGCCGTTTTGGGTTTCGTTAAAACTATCTTTTATCACCACTTTGATTTTATTTATCTTGGTTTTGCCGTTAGCTTATTTTATGGCATATCGCGATTTTAAGGGGAAAAACGCACTTGAAGCTGTGATTTCGCTGCCGCTTGTTTTGCCGCCGTCGGTGCTTGGTTTTTATCTTTTGGTTTTTTTATCGCCTTACTCGTTTTTTGGCAAATTTTTTGATGAAAACTTTGGAATTCGCTTAGTTTTTAATTTTAGTGGTTTGGTAATTGCTAGTTGCATTTATTCGCTTCCGTTTATGTTTCAGCCTTTGGTTTCTGGCTTTCGAAGCCTAAATAAAAATTTGATCGAAGCTAGTTATTCGCTCGGAAAAGGTCGTTTGCAAACGCTTTTTAGGGTTGCTTTACCGTCTATTAAACCATCGCTTTTAACGGCACTTGTGATAAGTTTTGCTCACACAATGGGCGAATTTGGCGTAGTTTTGATGATAGGCGGAAGTGTTAGTGATAAAACAAAAGTCGCAAGTATCGCTATTTATGAAGCTGTTGAGTTGTTAGATTTTCGCTTAGCACACATTTATGCAGGAATTATGCTTATAATTAGCTTTTGCGTTTTGTTTGCGGTTTATTTTTTAAATTCAAAAAAAGCAAAATTCACAAGTCTTTAA
- the modA gene encoding molybdate ABC transporter substrate-binding protein translates to MKFSAKSLFLGLLVAVFANGGEVSIAAAANTTYAFDEIKAEFAKAHPEITLNVSLGASGALSTQIKNGAPFDIFMAADMDFANNLFKDGFAINEAVTYAKGKVAMFSVRDLNLTQGLEILKDEKVKSISIANPKTAPYGAASVAAFEKAGIYDTIKAKIVEAKSIGDALSQAMSAADVGFVAASSMYSPKMAEYKEGVNFVLVDSLLYDPIAQGIVILKKAENNAEAKAFYDFILGEKGKEIFAKYGYDF, encoded by the coding sequence ATGAAATTTTCTGCAAAATCACTATTTTTAGGACTTTTAGTTGCTGTTTTTGCAAATGGGGGCGAAGTAAGTATCGCAGCTGCTGCAAATACCACTTACGCATTTGATGAGATTAAGGCTGAATTTGCAAAAGCTCACCCTGAAATCACGCTAAATGTAAGCTTGGGCGCAAGCGGTGCTTTAAGCACACAGATTAAAAACGGAGCTCCGTTTGACATTTTTATGGCAGCAGATATGGACTTTGCGAACAATCTTTTCAAAGACGGATTTGCCATAAATGAAGCCGTAACCTACGCAAAAGGCAAAGTTGCTATGTTTAGCGTTAGGGATCTAAATTTAACGCAAGGTTTGGAAATTTTAAAAGATGAAAAGGTAAAATCAATCTCAATCGCAAATCCAAAAACCGCTCCTTATGGCGCTGCAAGTGTGGCAGCCTTTGAAAAAGCAGGAATTTATGATACAATCAAAGCCAAAATCGTAGAAGCAAAATCAATCGGCGATGCACTTTCACAAGCTATGAGCGCAGCAGATGTGGGTTTTGTGGCGGCTAGTTCTATGTATTCGCCAAAAATGGCAGAGTATAAAGAAGGTGTAAATTTTGTGCTTGTTGATAGCTTGCTTTACGACCCTATCGCACAAGGCATCGTAATCCTTAAAAAAGCCGAAAACAACGCCGAAGCAAAGGCTTTTTATGATTTTATCTTAGGCGAAAAGGGTAAGGAAATTTTTGCCAAATATGGATATGATTTTTAA
- a CDS encoding TOBE domain-containing protein yields MIEAKLEEINEFKGINALKFGAKFGKLTMVSLEIPANLSINSRVKLGFKSSEVILSLEKLQNCSLSNEIGCIIQNITIGEILSVVNLKALNSDDIFESIITTASAKRLNLSQNLQIYAYIKATSLFIDEIL; encoded by the coding sequence ATGATTGAAGCAAAATTAGAAGAAATTAACGAATTTAAGGGTATAAATGCCCTTAAATTCGGTGCTAAATTTGGAAAACTAACTATGGTTAGTTTAGAAATTCCTGCAAATTTATCGATAAATTCGCGCGTAAAGCTCGGATTTAAAAGCTCGGAAGTGATTTTAAGTTTGGAAAAACTTCAAAATTGTTCTTTAAGCAATGAAATTGGTTGTATTATCCAAAATATCACTATCGGCGAGATTTTAAGCGTAGTAAATTTAAAAGCATTAAATTCAGACGATATTTTTGAAAGCATAATCACAACTGCATCTGCAAAAAGGTTAAATTTAAGTCAAAATTTGCAAATTTACGCCTATATAAAGGCAACTTCGCTATTTATCGATGAGATTTTATGA
- a CDS encoding ATP-binding cassette domain-containing protein — MISINCIKKFGDKFKIEANLQIPKGSFACFYGKSGSGKTTLLRLIAGFQKADSGEIINGEITLFDDKFFMPPQKRQIGFLFQDYALFENMSVIKNLLFAKNDSKKANELLNLLEILDRANSQISELSGGQKQRVALARALMQDPKILLLDEPLSALDNTMRSKIQDYLLKIHQIYKPTIIIVSHDISEIYKLCDIVFEIENGRVIKSGTPSEVFLKTLGSQKFSFLGKIVEISQKDSVFVAVVAVGNQLCEVVLSEFEAKNLQVGDEVSLSTKAYLLNLKKVEK; from the coding sequence ATGATTAGTATAAATTGCATTAAAAAATTCGGCGATAAATTTAAAATCGAAGCAAATTTGCAAATTCCAAAAGGCAGTTTTGCCTGTTTTTACGGCAAAAGCGGAAGCGGAAAAACGACACTTTTACGCCTAATCGCAGGTTTTCAAAAGGCTGATAGCGGAGAGATAATAAACGGCGAAATAACGCTATTTGACGATAAATTTTTTATGCCACCGCAAAAAAGACAAATCGGATTTTTATTTCAAGATTATGCGCTTTTTGAAAATATGAGTGTCATAAAAAATTTGCTTTTTGCAAAAAATGATTCCAAAAAAGCAAACGAACTTTTAAATTTATTAGAGATTTTAGATCGCGCAAATTCGCAAATTTCCGAGCTTTCAGGTGGTCAAAAACAGCGTGTCGCACTAGCAAGAGCATTGATGCAAGATCCAAAAATTCTGCTTTTAGATGAGCCGTTAAGTGCGCTTGATAACACAATGCGAAGCAAAATTCAAGATTATTTGCTAAAAATTCATCAAATTTATAAACCCACGATAATCATCGTCAGCCACGATATTAGCGAGATTTACAAGCTTTGCGATATAGTTTTTGAGATTGAAAACGGACGAGTTATAAAAAGCGGAACGCCAAGCGAAGTTTTTTTAAAAACGCTTGGTTCGCAAAAGTTTTCGTTTTTAGGAAAAATCGTTGAAATTTCGCAAAAAGACAGCGTTTTTGTGGCAGTTGTGGCTGTGGGAAATCAGCTTTGCGAAGTGGTTTTGAGTGAATTTGAAGCTAAGAATTTGCAAGTTGGAGATGAAGTAAGTCTAAGCACAAAGGCGTATTTGCTAAATTTAAAAAAGGTAGAAAAATGA